The Paenibacillus antri region TCTCGTTTCATCGCCTACCGTTTTTAAACACACTCGATCCGCGCCGAATCCACCCGCGTTACGCTCAATGTCGCACCCATGCGCCTTATATCGCCCTTGTCGCCTCGCGCCGCTTTCCCCTATGTTCCGCCCTAACGTCTATACCGCCCCTCCACATCGAACTTTTCCGCACTTTCGTTCCGTTCTCGCTCCCATCGCCTACCGTTTTTAAACACACTCGATCCGCGCCGATTCCACCCGCGTTACGCTCAATGTCGCACCCATGCGCCTTATATCGCCCTTGTCGCCTCGCGCCGCTTTCCCCTATGTTCCGCCCTAACGTCTATACCGCCCCTCCACATCGAACTTTTCCGCACTTTCGTTCCGTTCTCGCTCCCATCGCCTACCGTTTTTAAACACGCTCGATCTGCGCCGATTCCACCCGCGTTACGCTCAATGTCGCACCCATGCGCCTTATATCGCCCTTGTCGCCTCGCGCCGCTTTCCCCTATAATGGAAAACGAGACGAAGAACGTCCCGACCCCCTTATGGGCTGATCGGGACGTTCTTCTTTTTTATCAAAGGAGGTTTATGACGACATGGCGACGGCGTTCGAAGACGCAACATCGAAATGGCTCGACGACCATCGCTCCAGGCGGTCCGGAAGCCGGCTCGAGCGAATCGCTAGAGGGCTCGGACATGCGGAACGTTTGTTTTTGCGGAACGTCTGGCACCCGCTCCGGGGCGACTTCGAGCATCTGCATCCGGAGTACGAAGTCCTCGACTGGAGAGGTCGCCCCTACTACGCGGATTTCGCCTGGCTGCCCGGGTATGCTAGCTTGCTGTTCGAGATCAAAGGCTACGGTCCCCACGTTCGAGACATGGATCGGCAAAAGTACTGCAACGAGCTGAACCGCGAGACGTTCCTGCTGACGGTCGGGTATCGCGTCGTCTCCCTCTCGTACGACGATGTAGAGCAACGACCCGAGCTCAGCCGCTCGATGATCCGCCTCGTGCTCGGCAACTACGACCCTGCGCGCGCCCCCGCGTCTCGCGCCTTGCTGGCGGAGAAGGAGATCATCCGGTTGGCGTTCCGGAAGGCGGAGCCGATTCGACCCGTGGACGTCGTCCGTCACTTCGAGATCGACGCGAAAACCGCGACGAAGATGCTGCGCCAGCTCTGCGAGAAGGGGTGGCTGCGGCCGTGCCCTCGAGGGCGAGGCGAGCGGAACGTCCGGTACGAGTTGACGCGAGGTGCGATGGAGTATTTCCTTTAGACGGAAATCCTCCCACTAATCCGGGCACCCGTGGTCCGCGGTGCCGAACTAAAAGGAAAACCTCCCACTAATTCAGCCAAAAGCCGGGCTTCAAGACGCCTCGGGGCCAATTAGAGGGAGGTTTTCCGTGTAATGTGCGAATTCGGAGCCCATCCAGGCAAATTAGAGGGAGCTTTTCCCGCTAATGCCAGGGGGATGGGCAGCAGGGGGTTCGGCGCACCGGCGCCCGACGCCTCAGCCGCCGGCGAAGAACGCGCGCAGCGGCGCCTGCAGCGGCTCGTAGCCGCGCTCGTAGAGCGCGCGGTATGCCGCCGCGCGCGTCGCGTCCGGCGCGATCGTGCGCGTCGCCGCGCCGCCCGCCGCGAGCCCGGCCCGCGCCGCCTCGACGGCTTGCTCGGCGTCCGCGTACAGCCCGGCGCCGACGCCGGCCGCGAGCGCCGCGCCGAGCAGCGTCGCTTCCGGCACGCCCGGCAGCGCCAGCTCGCAACCCGTGATGTCCGCCTTCACGGACAGCCACAGCGGGTTGCGCGTGCCGCCGCCGACGACGAGCAGCCGCTCGATGGCGCCGGCCGTCAGCCGCTCCGCGCTGCGCTTCATCATCTCGAGCTGGTACGCCGTCCCCTCGAGCACCGCCTTCAGCATATCCGCCCGGCCGTGCGACTTCGCGAGGCCGACGAAGCCGGCGCGCATATGCGAATCCGGCAGCGGCGCCCCGCTGCCCGCCAAATACGGGAAGTACAAAATGCCCGTCGGTCCCGGCGCCGCGTCGTCGCACAACGCGAGCAGCTGCTCGTACGTTAACGCGGGGTCGCCGAGAAGGTCTCGCATCCACTCGACCGAGCCGCCCGAAGACGATTGGCCGCCCATCCAGAAATAACGCCCCGCGGCGATGTGGACGCCGAACGACAGGCCGGTCTCGTAGTCGGCCCGCGTCAGCTCGCGCGCGTCGAGCGTGCCCACCAGTGTCTCCGCCGTCCCCATCGAGTCGTACACCGCGCCCGGCCGAATCGCCCCGACGGCGAGCGCCGCCGCGACGTGATCGTGCCCGGCGATCGCCACCTGCGTCGACGAGGTCAATCCGCCGCCGCACAGCTCCGGCAGCACGCCGCCGATCGGCGCGCCGCCCGGCACCGCCTCGGGGAACAGTCCTTCCGGCAAGCCGAAGTGCCGCACCCACTCGACGTCCCACGCCCTGCGGTCGATCCGGTACGCGTACGTGCGCGCCGCGAGCGAATCGTCGAACGCCATGCGGCCCGTCAGCCGGTAAGCGATCCAGCTGGAGGCGGACAACCAGACCGGGTCGCCCCCGGTCAGCGCGTCCGGCGCGTGCTCGCGGATCCATAAAATTTTCGCCAATCCGAGCTTAAAGCTGCCGTGCAGCCCCGAGCGGACGAACCGCTCGTACGGATCCGATTCCCGCTTGATCAACGCCGACTGCGGCTCCGAGCACGTGTCGAACCAAGGCAGGAACGGCGAACGCGGCGCCCCCGTCGACCGCTCGACCACGAGTCCGCTCTCCGCCATCGACGCGATGCCGATCGACGCCGCGGCGACGCCGCCGAGCGGTGCGAGCGCTTCCTTGAGCGCCGAATATAAAGATCCCCACATGCGCTCGGGATCGTAATAGCTGATGCCGAGCCGCTCGTCCCGAAGCGTCTCCGTCGGGCGGCTCACCACGGCGAGCTGGCGCCCGTCCTCCGCGAATACGCCGACCTTGCTGTTCGTCGTGCCGATATCGATGCCAACCGTTACAATCGTCAAGATGGTCCTCCCGTTTCCCGCATGCGATTCGCGCGTCCGTCCGCCTAGGCGACAAGGGTCAAGCGACTAAGCGACTACGGCGTCAAGCGACGACGACGCGATTGCGCCCTTGCTCCTTCGCTCGATATAACGCCGCGTCGGCTTTCCGCATCACCTCGACGAGGAACTGCTTCGGGTTCTCGTCCTCGTAGCTGTCTCCGTCGACGCTGATCAATCCCATGCTGATCGTAATTTGAATGTCTCCGCGGTCCGTCGCGACGACCTGCGATTCGACGATGCGCCGAAGCTGCTCCGCCAAGCGGTACGCGTCCCGATTTTCCGTGTGCGGCAAGTAAATCGTGAACTCCTCGCCGCCGTAGCGGGCGAAGATGTCGCTCTCCCGCAGCCGCGCGCGGATGAGCGTGGACGTATGCCGGAGCACCTCGTCCCCGATATGATGCCCGTAGGTGTCGTTAATTTGCTTGAAGTGATCCACGTCGAACAAAATGAGCGAAAACGGCACGCGATACCGCTGCTCGACGGCGATCTGATACTCCAGCATCTGAAACAGATATCTTCTATTATAACATCCCGTGAGCGGATCCGTCGTGGCGAGCAGCTCGAGCTTCCGATTCGCGACCGACAGCTCCTCCTGCATGAGCGTCAGCTCGCCGTTGCGCAAGGTCAAATCCTCGTTGCGGTCGTGCAGCTCGTGCACGAGCCGGCGCCACTCCGTGACGTCCTGCAGCGTGACGATCCGCCCGACGTAAGAGCCGTTGTCGCTGTAGATCGGCGTAATTTTCACGGTGACGTGGATCGGCGCTTGCTCCCGAACGAGCACCTCCGTCTGCAGAAACTTCCCCGTCTCGTTGAAATACGAACTTAGGAAGCCGCGGCCGAAGCCGGGCTCGAGCGCGCCTTCCATGAGCGACTCGATCGGGAACGGCTGCCCGACCGTCATCGGGAAAAATCGCGTCGCCACCGCGTTTCGGTCGAGCACGTTGTGACGATCGTCAAGAATGACGATGCCGGTGTCCATGCTGTCCACGACCTCGCGCAGCGCGATGGAAATAATCCGGAACGCGTTGTTTTTCCGGATCGCAATGACGAAGCAGATGTCGGAGAAGACGATGCCGAGGGACGTAAGGCCGGTGACATTTTCCAAATGAGGAAACAACGGCGTCGACGTATAGACGGTATCGAGCAGCGCAAGCAGCAGCATGATCGACTGTCCGAGCAGGAACAGCACGATCTGCCGCCGGAATCCGAAATCCTTCGTCTTGAACAGCGCGCGAATCATGACGACGCTGCCGAGCAGCACGTACAGCACGCTGATGCCGGCCAAATACCAGAAGACGGGACCGTACGTCCGCTCGGCGAGCCACGTCGTCGGCGTCGCCGCGAACAAGCCGTGCCAAGGATTCAAGGTGACGAGCACCGCCGCGACGAGCGCCGGCAGGCCCAGCACCAGATACCCCGCCTTCTTCATCCGATACAGACCCTTGGTCAACATGAGCGAAAACATAAGCCACCCGTAGCCGAGGAACGAGAGTCCGACGAACGCCAAATTCACGGCATACCACTGGTAGTCCTGATCGGGCGTAATCGACAGCATGAACATGCCGTACGGCCACGTCATCATGGCGATATGGAAGGCGATATATACTTTATGCAGCTGCCGTATTTCGTTGGTGAATAAGACGTACAGAAATAGAAAAAGTAAAGCGAGGGCCGAGAGGAAATCAATCCCGTTAAACGTTTGTTCCATAGGGAGCTCCTTACGGGTAGATAGGTCTTTTTAACCAAGGGATTATATTCGCTTCGGTTTGGAGATTTCCTTTTTTTATGTGAAAATTAATAAAGGAGGGATTTTATATGTCTTCATCTTTGTTCTCGCCGTTCGAAATTCGAGGCGTCTCGCTCAGAAACCGGATCGTCATGTCGCCGATGTGTATGTACAGTTGTTTCGAAAAGGACGGGAAGGCGACCCCGTGGCACGTCACCCACTACGCCAGCCGGGCGGCCGGCGGCGTCGGCCTCGTCATGACCGAGGCGACCGCCGTCTTGCCCGAAGGCCGCATCTCCGACGAGGACCTCGGCATCTGGTCGGACGATCACGTCGCCGGCCTTCGCCAGGTGACGGACGCCTGCCGCGCCGCCGGCGCGAAGACCGGCATCCAGCTCGCGCACGCCGGGCGCAAGTCCGAGGCGGACGGACGCGTCGTCGGACCGTCGGCCGTCGCGTTCAACGACCGCTACCGGACGCCCGAGGCGATGACCGAAGCGGACATCGCCGCCGCGGTCGCCGCCTTCCGGGACGGCGCGCGGCGGGCGAAGGACGCCGGCTTCGACGTCGTCGAGCTGCACGCGGCGCACGGGTATTTGCTGAGCGAGTTCCTCTCGCCGCTCGCGAACTTCCGCACGGATCGGTACGGCGGCGACGCGGAAGGCCGCTTCCGCATCCTCGCCGAGACGATCGAAGCGGTTCGCGGCGTATGGGACGGCCCGCTGTTTCTGCGCCTGTCGCTGAACGAATACGCGGAAGGCGGCACGCCGCTCTCGGACTTCGTCGAATTCGCCCGGCGGGCCAAGGCGCTCGGCGTCGACCTCGTCGACTGCAGCTCCGGCGGCGTCGTGCCGGCGCGCGTCGACGCGTATCCCGGCTACCAAGTGCCGGCCGCGGAGGTCGTGCGCCGCGAGGCGGACATCCCCGTCGGGGCGGTCGGGCTTATCGCGGAGCCCGCGTTCGCCGAGCATCTCGTCCGGACCGGCCGCGCCGACCTCGTCTTCCTCGGCCGCGCGCTGCTGCGCGATCCGTATTGGGCGCTGCACGCGGCGAAGACGCTCGGCGCCGAGGCGCCGATCCCGCAGCAGTACGCGCGAGGCTGGGCGTAACAGGTCAAAAGAAAACCGCCGCCGAAGGAGAGCTTCCGCTTCCCTTCGGCGACGGTCCGCGCCGTTACGTCGGCCGATATCCGTCGTTCTTCCCGAGATCTTCGCCGTCTCGAAGGAACGTGACATCGTTGCCGCCCGAGAAATAATCGTCCTTGATCTGCTCGCGGGTTTCCGCCGCGCCCGCCTCGTCGCCCGCTTCGCCGCTCGCGACGTCGTTATAGGACGCTAGCAGCGCCTCGCCGGCAGGATTGTTTCGCTTATCTCTAGCCAAGCCGCCTTCAACTCCCTTCCTCGAATTACTTACAGATTGCCTCGCCGCCGCGCTTCTGATACATGCGGCGGAACCGCGGAACAACCTTGAACGAGAGGAATGACGACGTCTATGAAACATATTTATCGCGAAGGCGCCGGCGAAGACAAGCCGGTCCTGCTGCTGCTGCACGGCACCGGCGGCGACGAAGAGAGTCTGCTCGAGCTCGCATCGCGGATCGACGCCGAAGCCGCCGTCCTGAGCGTGCGCGGCAACGTGCTCGAGAACGGCATGCCCCGCTTCTTCCGCCGGATCTCCGAAGGGGTGTTCGACGAAGCGGACCTCGCGTTCCGCACCCAGGAGCTGCATAACTTCCTGCACGACGCGTCGCTGCAGTACGGCTTCGCTCGGGAGCGGGTCGTCGCCGTCGGGTATTCGAACGGCGCGAATATCGCGGGAAGTCTTCTTTTCCAACACGAAGACGCGCTGCAAGCCGCCATCCTGTTCCGCCCGATGGTGCCCCGCCGCGGCGTCCCGCTGCCCCGCCTGGACGGCCTGCCGGTGTTTATCGGCGCGGGCGAGACCGATCCGCTCATTCCGAAAGCGGAAACGGAGGAGCTGCGGTCGCTGTTGGAAGGCGCCGGCGCCGCGGTGACGCTGCACTGGGAGCCGGCCGGCCATCAGTTGGCGAATACCGAGATCGACGCCGCCGCGGCATGGGTACGCTCCCTCCCCGGCCCGAACGAATAAGCGGCCTCGATCTGTGCGTTCGGTCACTGCCCGCGCCGTTCCGCTTCCTATATAATGGAAGCATAAGACGGATAAGGCGGTGGCCGACATGTTGTTTCGCAACATCTTAGTCGCCTACGACGGTTCGGAGCCAAGCCGGAGCGCGCTTCGGAAGGCGATCGAGCTCGCGACGGCGGCGCCGTTTTGCAAAATCGACGTCCTCTATGTCCGACCTACCCCGACGACGTGGCATCCGGACTTGCCTGCCGCGCCGTTGATCGAATACGAAGAGAGCCGCGCGGCCGAAATCGTCGACGGAGCGCGCGAGATGCTTCGGCCCGTGCCGAACCGATGGCGCACGTTCATCGCCGAAGGGCGAGCCGCGAAGGCGATTCTCGCCTTCGCGGGCGAGACCGGCTGCGATCTGATCGTTCTGGGCAGCCGCGGACGAAGCGGATGGACGGAGCTGTTCCTCGGCAGCGTCAGCCACTACGTCGTGCAGCATTCGCGGGTCCCCGTGCTCGTCATGAAGCGGCCGCCGGACGAAGGCGAGGTCGTCTCCCTCCGGCAGCCGGCGAAGGAGCGGACGTCCGACGCTCGCGAAGAACGAGACGAGAAGGGGCTGTCCCAAAAGTCTGAATGACTGGGGGCAGCTCTTGTCTTTTACAGTTATGCTTTTAACGAGAGGGGGTACGGGTTCCGGCCGCCACTGAACGTCGTGTTCTTTAGATTAGATTGGAAGGGTACAACACGACGTTCGAAAAGGCGGACGTAAACTCCTTCACCCGTCCCCCGCTCCCTCGCGCTTCTGTAAATAGAATGAACTGCTTGACATCATATAGACACCGGTTCGCGACAGC contains the following coding sequences:
- a CDS encoding FGGY-family carbohydrate kinase is translated as MTIVTVGIDIGTTNSKVGVFAEDGRQLAVVSRPTETLRDERLGISYYDPERMWGSLYSALKEALAPLGGVAAASIGIASMAESGLVVERSTGAPRSPFLPWFDTCSEPQSALIKRESDPYERFVRSGLHGSFKLGLAKILWIREHAPDALTGGDPVWLSASSWIAYRLTGRMAFDDSLAARTYAYRIDRRAWDVEWVRHFGLPEGLFPEAVPGGAPIGGVLPELCGGGLTSSTQVAIAGHDHVAAALAVGAIRPGAVYDSMGTAETLVGTLDARELTRADYETGLSFGVHIAAGRYFWMGGQSSSGGSVEWMRDLLGDPALTYEQLLALCDDAAPGPTGILYFPYLAGSGAPLPDSHMRAGFVGLAKSHGRADMLKAVLEGTAYQLEMMKRSAERLTAGAIERLLVVGGGTRNPLWLSVKADITGCELALPGVPEATLLGAALAAGVGAGLYADAEQAVEAARAGLAAGGAATRTIAPDATRAAAYRALYERGYEPLQAPLRAFFAGG
- a CDS encoding histidine kinase N-terminal 7TM domain-containing diguanylate cyclase, which gives rise to MEQTFNGIDFLSALALLFLFLYVLFTNEIRQLHKVYIAFHIAMMTWPYGMFMLSITPDQDYQWYAVNLAFVGLSFLGYGWLMFSLMLTKGLYRMKKAGYLVLGLPALVAAVLVTLNPWHGLFAATPTTWLAERTYGPVFWYLAGISVLYVLLGSVVMIRALFKTKDFGFRRQIVLFLLGQSIMLLLALLDTVYTSTPLFPHLENVTGLTSLGIVFSDICFVIAIRKNNAFRIISIALREVVDSMDTGIVILDDRHNVLDRNAVATRFFPMTVGQPFPIESLMEGALEPGFGRGFLSSYFNETGKFLQTEVLVREQAPIHVTVKITPIYSDNGSYVGRIVTLQDVTEWRRLVHELHDRNEDLTLRNGELTLMQEELSVANRKLELLATTDPLTGCYNRRYLFQMLEYQIAVEQRYRVPFSLILFDVDHFKQINDTYGHHIGDEVLRHTSTLIRARLRESDIFARYGGEEFTIYLPHTENRDAYRLAEQLRRIVESQVVATDRGDIQITISMGLISVDGDSYEDENPKQFLVEVMRKADAALYRAKEQGRNRVVVA
- the namA gene encoding NADPH dehydrogenase NamA; the protein is MSSSLFSPFEIRGVSLRNRIVMSPMCMYSCFEKDGKATPWHVTHYASRAAGGVGLVMTEATAVLPEGRISDEDLGIWSDDHVAGLRQVTDACRAAGAKTGIQLAHAGRKSEADGRVVGPSAVAFNDRYRTPEAMTEADIAAAVAAFRDGARRAKDAGFDVVELHAAHGYLLSEFLSPLANFRTDRYGGDAEGRFRILAETIEAVRGVWDGPLFLRLSLNEYAEGGTPLSDFVEFARRAKALGVDLVDCSSGGVVPARVDAYPGYQVPAAEVVRREADIPVGAVGLIAEPAFAEHLVRTGRADLVFLGRALLRDPYWALHAAKTLGAEAPIPQQYARGWA
- a CDS encoding alpha/beta hydrolase; its protein translation is MKHIYREGAGEDKPVLLLLHGTGGDEESLLELASRIDAEAAVLSVRGNVLENGMPRFFRRISEGVFDEADLAFRTQELHNFLHDASLQYGFARERVVAVGYSNGANIAGSLLFQHEDALQAAILFRPMVPRRGVPLPRLDGLPVFIGAGETDPLIPKAETEELRSLLEGAGAAVTLHWEPAGHQLANTEIDAAAAWVRSLPGPNE
- a CDS encoding universal stress protein codes for the protein MLFRNILVAYDGSEPSRSALRKAIELATAAPFCKIDVLYVRPTPTTWHPDLPAAPLIEYEESRAAEIVDGAREMLRPVPNRWRTFIAEGRAAKAILAFAGETGCDLIVLGSRGRSGWTELFLGSVSHYVVQHSRVPVLVMKRPPDEGEVVSLRQPAKERTSDAREERDEKGLSQKSE